The Lysobacter gummosus genome includes a region encoding these proteins:
- the proC gene encoding pyrroline-5-carboxylate reductase, with product MSESTALPSGPVAFIGGGNMARSLIGGLVARGFAPAGIRVAEPVEALRAELQRDFGVACFDNAQAAAEGAAVWLLAVKPQVMREVCAALAAQARAQRPLAISIAAGITAGQLDRWLGGEVAVVRAMPNTPALLGAGITGLYANAAAKSRFEQAAGLLAAVGPTVRIDDEAQMDAVTAVSGSGPAYVFLLAEAMQQAGVAQGLSAEAARTLVQQTLFGAATMLTRSEEPAEVLRARVTSPGGTTQAAIETFEAGGFRALVDRAIAAATERGRQLSAANE from the coding sequence ATGTCCGAATCCACCGCACTTCCTTCCGGCCCGGTCGCCTTCATCGGCGGCGGCAACATGGCGCGCAGCCTGATCGGCGGCCTCGTCGCGCGCGGTTTCGCGCCTGCCGGCATCCGCGTGGCCGAGCCGGTCGAGGCCTTGCGCGCGGAGCTGCAGCGCGATTTCGGCGTGGCCTGTTTCGACAACGCGCAAGCGGCGGCCGAGGGCGCGGCGGTGTGGCTGCTGGCGGTCAAGCCGCAGGTGATGCGCGAGGTCTGCGCCGCCCTGGCCGCGCAGGCGCGCGCGCAGCGGCCGCTGGCGATTTCCATCGCCGCCGGCATCACCGCCGGACAGCTCGACCGCTGGCTCGGCGGCGAAGTCGCGGTGGTGCGGGCGATGCCCAATACGCCGGCGCTGCTCGGCGCCGGCATCACCGGTCTGTACGCCAACGCCGCCGCGAAGTCGCGATTCGAACAGGCCGCCGGCCTGCTCGCCGCGGTCGGCCCGACCGTGCGCATCGACGATGAGGCGCAGATGGACGCGGTCACGGCGGTGTCCGGCAGCGGCCCGGCCTATGTGTTCCTGCTGGCCGAAGCCATGCAGCAGGCCGGCGTGGCGCAGGGCCTGAGCGCGGAGGCGGCGCGCACACTGGTCCAGCAGACGCTGTTCGGCGCGGCGACCATGCTCACCCGCAGCGAAGAGCCGGCCGAGGTGCTGCGCGCGCGCGTCACCTCGCCCGGCGGCACCACCCAGGCCGCGATCGAAACCTTCGAAGCCGGCGGCTTCCGCGCCCTGGTCGATCGCGCGATCGCGGCGGCCACC
- a CDS encoding YggS family pyridoxal phosphate-dependent enzyme: protein MQRAAHDAGRPVPRLLAVSKTQDETAVANLALQGQTAFGENYVQEAVAKHAAMASTAAAGRALEWHLIGHLQSNKAADAAALFDWVQTVDRPKLATALARHRAARPALAPLNVLIQVNIDDEASKHGCSPAEVPALAAAIAAEASLRLRGVMVIPTPHADPELRRPAFRDAKALFDALAAQYGAAVDTLSMGMSDDYRVAIAEGATMVRIGTALFGARVRAAGV from the coding sequence TTGCAGCGCGCGGCGCATGACGCCGGCAGGCCGGTTCCTCGATTGCTTGCGGTCAGTAAGACCCAAGATGAGACCGCGGTCGCGAATCTGGCTTTACAGGGTCAAACGGCGTTCGGCGAGAACTACGTCCAGGAGGCGGTCGCCAAGCATGCGGCGATGGCGTCCACGGCGGCGGCCGGGCGGGCGCTGGAGTGGCATCTGATCGGTCATCTGCAGTCCAACAAGGCCGCCGACGCGGCGGCGCTGTTCGACTGGGTGCAGACCGTGGACCGGCCCAAGCTGGCGACGGCGCTGGCGCGGCATCGCGCGGCGCGGCCGGCGCTGGCGCCGTTGAACGTCCTGATCCAGGTCAATATCGACGATGAGGCCAGCAAGCACGGCTGCTCCCCGGCCGAGGTGCCGGCGCTGGCGGCGGCGATCGCGGCCGAGGCTTCGTTGCGGCTGCGTGGGGTGATGGTGATCCCGACGCCGCACGCCGACCCGGAACTGCGGCGTCCTGCGTTCCGCGATGCCAAGGCGCTGTTCGATGCGCTGGCGGCGCAGTACGGGGCGGCGGTGGATACCTTGTCGATGGGGATGAGCGACGACTATCGGGTCGCTATTGCTGAAGGGGCGACGATGGTGCGGATCGGGACGGCGTTGTTCGGGGCTCGGGTCAGAGCGGCCGGGGTCTGA
- a CDS encoding type IV pilus twitching motility protein PilT, whose amino-acid sequence MDIAELLAFSVKNKASDLHLSAGLPPMIRVDGDVRRINIPALDHKQVHALVYDIMSDKQRRDFEEFLEVDFSFEIPGLARFRVNAFNQNRGAGAVFRTIPSEVLSLEDLGCPPIFRQLIEQPQGLILVTGPTGSGKSTTLAAMIDHINKNEYAHILSVEDPIEFVHTSQKCLINQREVHRDTHGFNEALRSALREDPDYILVGELRDLETIRLALTAAETGHLVFGTLHTSSAAKTVDRIIDVFPSGEKPMVRSMLSESLRAVISQALLKKVGGGRTAAWEIMVGIPAIRNLIREDKVAQMYSSIQTGQAHGMMTLDQHLQDLVKRGMILRPQAREYAKDKRLFE is encoded by the coding sequence ATGGACATCGCCGAACTTTTGGCGTTCTCGGTTAAGAACAAAGCATCCGACTTGCATCTTTCGGCGGGCCTGCCGCCGATGATCCGCGTCGATGGCGACGTGCGCCGGATCAACATCCCGGCCCTGGACCACAAACAGGTCCACGCGCTGGTCTACGACATCATGTCGGACAAGCAGCGGCGCGACTTCGAAGAATTCCTCGAGGTCGACTTCTCATTCGAGATCCCCGGCCTGGCGCGTTTCCGCGTCAACGCCTTCAACCAGAACCGCGGCGCCGGCGCCGTGTTCCGTACCATTCCGTCCGAAGTGCTGTCGCTGGAAGACCTGGGCTGCCCGCCGATCTTCCGCCAGCTAATCGAACAGCCGCAGGGCTTGATCTTGGTGACCGGCCCGACCGGCTCGGGCAAATCGACCACGCTCGCGGCGATGATCGATCACATCAACAAGAACGAGTACGCGCACATTCTCTCGGTCGAAGACCCGATCGAATTCGTGCACACCTCGCAGAAGTGCCTGATCAACCAGCGCGAAGTGCATCGCGACACGCACGGCTTCAACGAGGCCCTGCGCTCGGCCCTGCGCGAAGACCCCGACTACATCCTGGTCGGCGAGTTGCGCGACCTGGAAACCATCCGCCTGGCGCTGACCGCGGCGGAAACCGGCCACCTGGTGTTCGGCACCCTGCACACCTCCTCGGCGGCCAAGACGGTGGACCGAATCATCGACGTGTTCCCCTCCGGTGAAAAGCCGATGGTGCGCTCGATGCTGTCGGAATCGTTGCGCGCGGTGATCTCGCAGGCGCTGCTGAAGAAAGTCGGCGGCGGCCGTACCGCGGCCTGGGAAATCATGGTGGGCATCCCGGCCATCCGTAACCTGATCCGCGAAGACAAGGTCGCGCAGATGTATTCGTCGATCCAGACCGGTCAGGCCCACGGCATGATGACCCTGGACCAGCATCTGCAGGACTTGGTCAAGCGCGGCATGATCCTGCGTCCGCAGGCGCGCGAATACGCCAAGGACAAGCGACTGTTCGAATGA
- a CDS encoding PilT/PilU family type 4a pilus ATPase, whose protein sequence is MNNPAPTNPTTASGAIDFTSFLKLMAHQRASDLFITAGMPPSMKVHGKISPITQNPLTPQQSRDLVLNVMNPQQREEFEKTHECNFAIGVTGIGRFRVSCFYQRNQVGMVLRRIETKIPTVEELNLPPIIKTLAMTKRGIILFVGATGTGKSTSLAAMIGYRNLNSTGHIITIEDPIEFVHRHEGCIITQREVGIDTDSWEAALKNTLRQAPDVIMIGEIRTREGMDHAIAFAETGHLVLCTLHANNANQAMDRMINFFPEERRNQLLMDLSLNLKGVVAQQLIPTPDGKGRRVAMEILLGTPLAQDYIRDGEIHKLKELMKDSVQLGMKTFDQALFELYQAGEISYEDALRYADSQNEVRLRIKLAQGGDARTLSQGLDGVEVAEVR, encoded by the coding sequence ATGAACAACCCGGCCCCGACCAATCCGACCACCGCCTCCGGTGCGATCGACTTCACTTCCTTCCTCAAGCTGATGGCGCACCAGCGCGCCTCGGACTTGTTCATCACCGCGGGCATGCCCCCGTCGATGAAGGTCCACGGCAAGATCAGCCCGATCACGCAGAATCCGCTGACGCCGCAACAAAGTCGCGATCTCGTGCTCAACGTGATGAACCCGCAGCAGCGCGAAGAGTTCGAAAAGACCCACGAGTGCAACTTCGCCATCGGCGTGACCGGCATCGGCCGCTTCCGCGTGAGCTGCTTCTACCAGCGTAATCAGGTCGGCATGGTGCTGCGCCGGATCGAGACCAAGATCCCGACCGTCGAAGAACTGAACCTGCCGCCGATCATCAAGACGCTGGCGATGACCAAGCGCGGCATCATCCTGTTCGTCGGCGCGACCGGTACCGGTAAATCGACTTCGCTGGCGGCGATGATCGGCTACCGCAACCTGAATTCGACCGGCCACATCATCACCATCGAAGACCCGATCGAATTCGTCCATCGCCACGAGGGCTGCATCATCACCCAGCGCGAAGTCGGCATCGACACCGACAGCTGGGAAGCCGCGCTCAAGAACACCCTGCGCCAGGCGCCGGACGTGATCATGATCGGCGAAATCCGCACCCGCGAAGGCATGGACCACGCCATCGCCTTCGCCGAAACCGGCCACCTGGTGCTGTGCACCCTGCATGCCAACAACGCCAATCAGGCGATGGACCGCATGATCAACTTCTTCCCCGAAGAGCGCCGCAACCAGCTGCTGATGGACTTGTCGCTGAACCTCAAGGGCGTGGTCGCCCAGCAGCTGATTCCGACCCCCGACGGCAAGGGCCGCCGCGTGGCGATGGAAATTCTGCTCGGCACCCCGCTGGCGCAGGACTACATCCGCGACGGCGAGATCCACAAGCTCAAGGAACTGATGAAGGATTCCGTGCAGCTCGGCATGAAGACCTTCGACCAGGCCCTGTTCGAGCTGTATCAGGCCGGCGAGATCAGCTACGAAGACGCGCTGCGGTATGCCGACTCGCAGAACGAGGTGCGGTTGCGCATCAAGTTGGCGCAGGGCGGCGATGCGCGGACCTTGTCGCAGGGGTTGGATGGGGTTGAGGTGGCTGAGGTCAGGTAA